ATTTAGAATAATAAACAATACACCAAATAAAAAAAGAGGGATAGTAATTTTGTTATAATTGATATTTTTCATTATTTTATAAAGCACGTATGAAGTCAATCCAACAGTTGCTATATAACACCCATTCAAAAATTTGGCCACATAAACACTGCCAGAATTGGCTTGTATTAAACTAGCAACTATTATTATTCCAAAAAATGGAGGAATGATAACCCCAAATGATGCAAATACTGCACCCCAAAACCCCCTTAGTTTTTTACCCAATAGTATTGATAAATTGAATGCTATTGGACCGGGCATAGACTGTGCGATTGAAAGTATATTAAAAAACTCTTTTTCAGTTATTAGTTTTTTATTAATCAGGTTTCTCTCAATAGCTGGTACCATTGCGTATCCCCCTCCAATGGTAAGTCCCGATATCTTAAGAAAAGTATAAAAAATAGACAATAATTCTCTGTTCTTTGAGACTATACTTATCATTTAAACTCCCTAAAATAATATGGCTATAGGCATATAAATACATTAGTAACCAGGAAATACTTATGAATTTATATTCGTAATCCAAAAACTTAAATATAGTTAGATGTCTTAACATCAACATAAACAAAAGATGGGGATAAAATTGAGCGAATATTTTTGGGAAGTGGAAAATGTATAAATTGTTTTT
This region of Syntrophorhabdaceae bacterium genomic DNA includes:
- a CDS encoding chromate transporter, with product MISIVSKNRELLSIFYTFLKISGLTIGGGYAMVPAIERNLINKKLITEKEFFNILSIAQSMPGPIAFNLSILLGKKLRGFWGAVFASFGVIIPPFFGIIIVASLIQANSGSVYVAKFLNGCYIATVGLTSYVLYKIMKNINYNKITIPLFLFGVLFIILNKNLTFFVFLFLVFINYFYEKGGIDC